From one Bacteroidota bacterium genomic stretch:
- a CDS encoding Nif3-like dinuclear metal center hexameric protein: MKIKQVTSFLESIAPLSLQEEYDNSGLLIGNEETEVQGALICLDCTEAVLDEAIKKNCNLIIAHHPIIFLGLKKITGRNYVERVVEKAIRNNISIYAIHTNLDNVPQGVNKKICDKLGLTNCKILLPSPLGGGARERASGAGMIGVLKSPTTEIAFLNKVKKIMNPVGKNSNGVKVGSLRHTALLNKKVSKVAVCGGSGSFLLPEAIRQKADVLVTADFKYHQFFDAENKVVIADIGHYESEQFTKELLRDLLMKKFSIFALHLSKVNTNPISYL, translated from the coding sequence ATGAAAATAAAACAAGTCACATCCTTTCTCGAATCCATCGCTCCTCTTTCCTTACAGGAGGAATACGACAACTCGGGTTTACTTATCGGTAACGAAGAAACAGAAGTTCAAGGCGCATTGATTTGTCTTGACTGCACCGAAGCAGTTCTGGATGAAGCCATAAAAAAGAACTGCAACCTGATTATTGCACATCACCCCATCATCTTCCTCGGACTGAAAAAAATCACAGGAAGAAATTATGTGGAGAGGGTAGTGGAGAAAGCAATCCGGAATAATATTTCCATTTACGCTATTCACACCAATCTTGATAACGTTCCGCAAGGCGTGAACAAAAAAATCTGCGATAAACTCGGTTTAACCAACTGTAAAATTTTACTTCCCTCTCCCTTGGGAGGGGGAGCGAGGGAGAGGGCTTCTGGTGCAGGCATGATTGGAGTTCTCAAATCCCCAACCACCGAAATCGCCTTTCTCAACAAAGTAAAAAAGATAATGAACCCCGTAGGAAAGAATTCCAACGGGGTGAAAGTTGGCTCGCTTCGCCACACAGCATTGCTCAATAAAAAAGTAAGCAAAGTTGCCGTTTGCGGAGGTTCAGGAAGTTTTCTTTTACCGGAAGCCATCCGCCAGAAAGCCGATGTGCTTGTCACTGCCGATTTCAAATACCACCAGTTTTTTGATGCGGAGAACAAAGTGGTTATTGCCGACATCGGACACTATGAAAGCGAGCAGTTTACCAAAGAATTATTGCGCGATTTGTTAATGAAAAAATTTTCTATCTTCGCCCTCCATTTATCAAAAGTGAATACAAATCCGATAAGTTATCTATAA
- a CDS encoding GIY-YIG nuclease family protein: MRQHNYYVYILTNKHKNVLYIGVTNNIMKRLYEHTVEKSKKNSFAVKYNCEFLVYYEHHISIEQAIARETEIKKWRREKKDKLINSFNPEWNFLNEEVMAW, from the coding sequence ATGAGACAACACAATTATTATGTTTACATTTTAACAAACAAGCATAAGAATGTCCTTTACATTGGCGTGACGAATAATATTATGAAGAGATTATATGAGCATACGGTAGAGAAGTCAAAGAAAAACTCGTTTGCAGTTAAATACAATTGTGAGTTCTTGGTTTACTATGAACATCACATCAGTATAGAGCAGGCAATCGCGAGAGAAACAGAAATAAAAAAATGGAGAAGGGAAAAGAAAGACAAATTGATTAATTCATTTAATCCTGAATGGAATTTTTTGAATGAAGAAGTAATGGCTTGGTAA